Sequence from the Saccharopolyspora pogona genome:
CCGAGTAGCGCGATTGGATCCAGTCCCTGGCGGGCGTGTAGCAGCGCACGGGAGGCGGTCTGCCCTGGCGCGTGCAAGCCTGGGGAAGCCGCCTCTTCTCATGTTCACCTGAATATCGGAGTTTGAATTTTCGAAAAAGGGGTACGGTTCACTTCGGGAATCTTTGGAAACGTCGTTTCCGCAGGTCAGGGAGCCGACAAATGATCAAATTCATAATCGCCAACAGCCTCCCTAGCATCAACTTCAAGCAAATTGCAACGTTTCTGTAGTGCTTCTCACGTGTAAAATTGCGTCTCGCCTGGTAGATCGATAGTTATCGCGCCGACAGCCTGGCGCGTTACGGATGTTCTGTTAAGTTGGCAAAGCATGACCGGCGATAAACCGAGCCATAACATCGACAACGGGAATAGCAGAAGCGGTTCAGCCGGACGGTTGGAGATCGACACTCCGGTCGTCTCGGACGGCCCTGAGCTCTACCGAATCACCCGCGATTCGGCAGTGCTGGATGTGAACTCGTCCTACGCATATTTGTTGTGGTGCCGGGACTTCGCGCAAACCTCCGCGGTGGCACGCATCGACGGTGCGGTCGTGGGATTCGTGACCGGGTATGTCCGGCCCGACGCCCCCGACACGCTCGTCGTGTGGCAGATCGCCGTCGATGCATCCCAGCGCGGTGGTGGCGTGGCAGGTCGGCTCTTGGGCCACCTGGTGGATCGCGTGCTGCCGCGCGGGGTTCGCTACCTGGAGACGACGATCACTGCGGACAACTCCGCGTCGATCAGGCTGTTCACCGCGCTGGCGCGCAAGCGCGCGGCGAACCTGGAGCGCAGCGAGCTGTTCACCGCCGGCCTTTTCCCGGATGCGCACCTGGGGGAGGACCTGTACCGCATCGGGCCGTTCGAGCCCGTCCCCGCCGCCGCGGCCGGATCCTGACCGCTGCCGCCGTCAGTACCGGCACGCAATCTTGTTCTTGAGGGTGCCGGGGCGCGCGAAGCGCGCGCTGCCCGGCCGAACGGAGGATCGTGAACGACATCTTCGCAACCCTGGAATCGGAAGTCCGCAGCTACAGCCGAACCTGGCCGACGGTCTTCGACCGCGCCGGCGGCAGCTACCTCTATGACGAAGACGGCACCGCCTACCTGGACTTCTTCGCCGGTGCCGGCGCGCTCAACTACGGGCACAACAACCCGTTGCTGAAACGAAAACTGATCGAGTACATCGAGCGCGACGGGGTGGCCCACAGCCTCGATCAGTCCACTGTGGCCAAACGCGCGTTCCTGGAAGCCTTCCGGGACAACGTGCTCAAGCCGCGCGGGTACAACTACAAGGTCCAGTTCCCCGGCCCGACGGGCACCAACTCGGTGGAGTCGGCGCTGAAGCTCGTCCGCAAGATCACCGGGCGGGAATCGATGATCAGCTTCACCAACGCCTTCCACGGCATGACGCTGGGCTCGCTGTCGGTCACCGGCAACTCGATGAAGCGCGGCGGCGCCGGCATTCCGCTGGTGCACGCCACCCCGATGCCCTACGACGACTACTTCGACGGCCAGGTCCCCGACTTCCTCTACTTCGAGAAGATGCTGGAGGACAGCGGCAGCGGCCTCAACGATCCCGCCGCGGTGATCGTCGAGACGCTGCAGGGCGAGGGCGGCATCAACTCGTCGCGGCCGGAGTGGCTGCGCGGGCTCTACGACCTGTGCCAGAAGCACGGCATGCTGATGATCGTCGACGACGTGCAGATGGGCTGCGGCCGCACCGGCCCGTTCTTCAGCTTCGAGGAAGCGGGCATCCAGCCCGACATCGTCTGCCTGTCCAAGTCCATCGGGGGCTACGGGCTGCCGATGGCGCTGACGCTGATCAAGCCGGAGCACGACGTCTGGGAACCGGGCGAGCACAACGGCACCTTCCGCGGCAACAACCCGGCGTTCATCACCGCCACGGAGGCCCTGAAGCAGTACTGGGCCGACGACGCGCTGGAGAAGTCCACCATCGCCAAGGGCGAGCGAGTCGGCGAGGTGCTCGAAGAGATCGCCGCCAAGCACGGCGATGCGGTGGCCAAGGGCCGCGGCCTGGCGCGCGGGCTCGGCTTCGAGGACACCAACGTCGCGGGCAAGGTCTCCAAGGCTGCGTTCGACCGCAAGCTGCTGCTGGAGACCTCAGGACCCAGCAGCGAGGTCCTGAAGATCATGCCGCCGTTGACCGTGTCGGATGACGAACTGGAGCAGGGGCTGCAGATCGTCCGGGAATCGGTGCAGGCTGTCCTGGCCTGACTCGGCAACCGAATCGCAGCGATCGGACCGTTCACCTCGCCAGACGGCGTGACCAGGCCGATCGCTGCACTGCGGCAGAGCAGAACGAAGATCCACTGGAGGAAACGTGATCGTCCGGCACCTCTCGGACATCGAGGAAACCGACGCCGACATCAAGACCGAGAACTGGCGCAGCAAGCGCATCGTGCTGGCCAAGGAGAAGGTCGGCTTCTCGGTGCACGAAACCACCCTCTACGCCGGCACGGTGAACGACTTCTGGTACGCCAACCACATCGAGGCGGTGTTCATCACCGAAGGCGAGGGTGAGATCGAGGACAAGGCGACCGGCGAGGTGCACCAGCTCAAGCCGGGTTCGCTGTACCTGCTGAACAACCACGACAAGCACCAGGTCCGGCCCCGCACGACCATGCGCACGGTGTGCGTGTTCAACCCGCCCGTGACCGGGCGCGAGGTGCACGACGAGAACGGCGTGTACCCGCTGGTCGTCGAGGACGACGAGACGCCGGTCGCAGGCTGATCCGGGCGACCGAGCTTGTTGACCGCGTGTGGCGGGTAACCGGAAACGGTTGCCTGCCACGCGCGTTGACCGGTCTTCCCCACGCGCGGACGTGGGGAATTGCGGGCGCATCCAGAATGCGCCGCTTCTAACCGAGGAACCGAGAAAAGGCGGCGGTGCCACCGGCACCAGCCGCTCCGGCGGGAATTCGCGAAGGAGGCGCAAACCATGACCGTCGCTGATCTGAGCACCCAGGACCGCTACCCGACCCGGGTGGACGCCGAGCCGGCAATGATCCGGCGCTCCGATCCCACAGTCTGGCCCGGCGTGACGGCCGGCCCGGCCACCGCGGAGGAGCTCGCGGGGCACGAGGCCAGAGGCTTCCACGTCGTAGAGGGCTTGTTGTCCCCGGCCGAGGTGCAGACCTACTGGCAGGAGCTGGAGCGGCTCACCCGGGATCCGGAGGTG
This genomic interval carries:
- the ectA gene encoding diaminobutyrate acetyltransferase; translated protein: MTGDKPSHNIDNGNSRSGSAGRLEIDTPVVSDGPELYRITRDSAVLDVNSSYAYLLWCRDFAQTSAVARIDGAVVGFVTGYVRPDAPDTLVVWQIAVDASQRGGGVAGRLLGHLVDRVLPRGVRYLETTITADNSASIRLFTALARKRAANLERSELFTAGLFPDAHLGEDLYRIGPFEPVPAAAAGS
- the ectB gene encoding diaminobutyrate--2-oxoglutarate transaminase translates to MNDIFATLESEVRSYSRTWPTVFDRAGGSYLYDEDGTAYLDFFAGAGALNYGHNNPLLKRKLIEYIERDGVAHSLDQSTVAKRAFLEAFRDNVLKPRGYNYKVQFPGPTGTNSVESALKLVRKITGRESMISFTNAFHGMTLGSLSVTGNSMKRGGAGIPLVHATPMPYDDYFDGQVPDFLYFEKMLEDSGSGLNDPAAVIVETLQGEGGINSSRPEWLRGLYDLCQKHGMLMIVDDVQMGCGRTGPFFSFEEAGIQPDIVCLSKSIGGYGLPMALTLIKPEHDVWEPGEHNGTFRGNNPAFITATEALKQYWADDALEKSTIAKGERVGEVLEEIAAKHGDAVAKGRGLARGLGFEDTNVAGKVSKAAFDRKLLLETSGPSSEVLKIMPPLTVSDDELEQGLQIVRESVQAVLA
- a CDS encoding ectoine synthase, whose translation is MIVRHLSDIEETDADIKTENWRSKRIVLAKEKVGFSVHETTLYAGTVNDFWYANHIEAVFITEGEGEIEDKATGEVHQLKPGSLYLLNNHDKHQVRPRTTMRTVCVFNPPVTGREVHDENGVYPLVVEDDETPVAG